A DNA window from Deltaproteobacteria bacterium CG2_30_66_27 contains the following coding sequences:
- a CDS encoding serine--tRNA ligase gives MLDLKFVRENIAVVEEALRKRRSSLTLDGFVALDKARRERLVEVEGMRAERNAASGEIGRLRREKKDASELMERMKTLSTRLKKAEAELPAIERKMEEFLLVLPNIPDPSVPDGAGEQDNPVVRTWGTPRVFSFPVKDHVDLGAALDILDFDRAVKITGGRFCLSKGAGALLERALINFMLDVHTREHGYLEVLPPFMANSASFLGTGQLPKFEEDLFRVAGTDYFLVPTAEVPVTNIVRDEILDAGTLPLKMTAYTPCFRAEAGSYGKDTRGMIRQHQFNKVEMVKICRPEESEQELEKLTDDAEEILRRLGLPYRVVTLCTGDIGFSSAKTYDIEVWVPSQERYREISSCSTFTDFQARRAKIRFREGVSGKTRLAHTLNGSGLAVGRTVVAIIENYQREDGTIDVPEALRPYMGGLDRITKR, from the coding sequence ATGCTCGACCTGAAGTTCGTCCGGGAAAATATCGCGGTCGTGGAGGAGGCGCTGCGGAAGCGCCGGTCCTCCCTCACCCTCGACGGGTTCGTGGCGCTCGACAAGGCGCGCCGGGAACGGCTCGTCGAAGTCGAGGGGATGCGGGCGGAGCGCAACGCCGCTTCCGGGGAGATCGGCCGCCTGCGCCGGGAGAAGAAGGACGCGTCGGAGCTCATGGAGCGGATGAAGACGCTCTCGACCCGGCTCAAGAAGGCGGAGGCGGAGCTCCCGGCGATCGAGCGGAAGATGGAGGAGTTTCTCCTCGTCCTCCCGAACATCCCGGACCCCTCGGTCCCGGACGGCGCGGGGGAGCAGGACAACCCCGTCGTGCGGACGTGGGGGACCCCGCGGGTCTTCTCCTTCCCGGTCAAGGACCACGTCGATCTCGGCGCGGCGCTGGACATCCTCGACTTCGACCGGGCGGTCAAGATCACCGGGGGCCGCTTCTGCCTGTCGAAGGGGGCGGGGGCGCTGCTGGAGCGGGCACTCATCAACTTCATGCTCGACGTCCACACTAGGGAGCACGGCTACCTCGAGGTGCTTCCGCCTTTCATGGCGAACAGCGCGTCGTTCCTCGGCACCGGGCAGCTCCCGAAGTTCGAGGAGGATCTCTTCCGCGTCGCGGGGACCGACTACTTCCTCGTCCCCACCGCGGAGGTGCCGGTGACGAACATCGTGCGGGACGAGATCCTCGACGCCGGGACGCTTCCCCTGAAGATGACGGCCTACACCCCGTGCTTCCGGGCGGAGGCGGGGTCGTACGGCAAGGACACGCGGGGGATGATCCGCCAGCACCAGTTCAACAAGGTGGAGATGGTGAAGATCTGTCGCCCGGAGGAGTCCGAGCAGGAGCTGGAGAAGCTCACCGACGACGCCGAGGAGATCCTGCGGCGCCTCGGCCTGCCATACCGCGTGGTCACGCTGTGCACGGGGGACATCGGCTTCTCCTCCGCGAAGACGTACGACATCGAGGTCTGGGTCCCATCGCAGGAACGGTACCGGGAGATCTCCTCCTGCAGCACCTTCACCGACTTCCAGGCGCGCCGGGCGAAGATCCGTTTCCGGGAAGGTGTGTCGGGAAAGACACGGCTCGCCCATACCCTGAACGGGTCCGGCCTGGCGGTCGGGCGTACGGTCGTCGCGATCATCGAAAATTACCAGCGGGAGGACGGCACGATCGACGTCCCCGAGGCCCTGCGCCCCTACATGGGCGGTCTGGACCGGATCACGAAGAGGTAG
- a CDS encoding site-specific DNA-methyltransferase: MKMEFNRIYNLECVRGMRSISSGTIDLVITDPPFAIDFKAKRANYNRTSSRVMEGYNEVHASEYGDFTSKWVAEAHRVLKDSGSMFVFSGWNNLKDILIALDDVGFVTVNHIVWKYQFGVVCKRKFVTSHYHCLFVCKDDSKRKFFNSARFDKSARGTRGGSLRYQDLEDVWQIKREYWHGDKKTPTKLPAELIEKILAYTSETGDVVMDPFLGSGQVAVLSKLHGRKYIGFEIVKEYFDFAKQRLDSGRYRIKATEEISEGLFPYENAK, encoded by the coding sequence ATGAAGATGGAATTCAACCGTATATACAATTTGGAATGTGTTCGGGGGATGAGGTCCATTTCTTCCGGGACGATCGACCTGGTGATCACGGATCCCCCGTTTGCGATCGATTTCAAGGCGAAACGAGCCAATTACAACCGTACGTCTTCCCGGGTAATGGAAGGGTATAACGAAGTACACGCTTCGGAATATGGTGATTTTACTTCGAAGTGGGTCGCTGAAGCCCATCGGGTCTTGAAAGATTCCGGAAGTATGTTCGTTTTTTCCGGGTGGAACAACCTGAAGGATATCCTGATCGCCCTTGATGATGTCGGGTTTGTAACCGTCAACCATATTGTCTGGAAATATCAGTTCGGAGTGGTGTGCAAACGGAAGTTCGTCACATCTCATTACCATTGCCTGTTCGTATGCAAAGATGATTCGAAGAGGAAATTTTTCAACAGCGCCCGTTTCGATAAGTCCGCTCGGGGAACACGGGGCGGCAGCCTGCGTTATCAGGACCTGGAAGACGTGTGGCAAATCAAACGCGAGTATTGGCATGGGGATAAAAAAACACCCACGAAACTTCCCGCGGAATTGATCGAGAAAATCCTCGCTTATACAAGTGAAACGGGGGACGTGGTGATGGATCCGTTCCTCGGGTCCGGACAGGTAGCGGTACTCAGCAAATTACATGGTCGGAAATATATCGGATTCGAGATCGTAAAGGAATATTTCGATTTTGCGAAACAGCGTCTGGACAGCGGTAGGTACCGTATCAAGGCCACCGAAGAGATTTCCGAGGGTTTGTTCCCGTACGAAAACGCGAAGTAG
- a CDS encoding RNA polymerase-binding protein DksA: MDRVVIEKCRAVLQSQLDELLAEAEQAVVDMTSVEEENFPDPTDRAALESNRNFTLRLQDRDRKLVAKVREAIKRIDAGTFGICDGCGGEIEEKRLIARPVTSQCIDCKTVAEEEEVK; this comes from the coding sequence CGGGCCGTACTCCAGAGTCAGCTGGACGAACTGCTGGCGGAAGCGGAACAGGCGGTCGTCGACATGACCAGCGTCGAGGAGGAGAACTTCCCCGATCCGACCGACCGGGCCGCGCTCGAATCGAACCGGAACTTTACCCTCCGCCTTCAGGACCGCGACCGGAAGCTCGTGGCCAAGGTCCGGGAGGCCATCAAGCGAATCGACGCCGGCACGTTCGGGATCTGCGACGGGTGCGGCGGGGAGATCGAGGAGAAGCGGTTGATCGCCCGGCCGGTCACCTCGCAGTGTATCGACTGCAAGACCGTCGCCGAGGAGGAAGAGGTCAAGTAG
- a CDS encoding galactose-1-phosphate uridylyltransferase produces MTELRKDPVVGRWVIISTERAKRPQEFPPEPAPRREGVCPLCPGSERMTPPEILAYRQGGQPNDPNWTLRVVPNKFPALRIEGELGKAADGIYDRMHGIGAHEIVIESERHDVDLFDLPEKRFEDILWAYRDRLLDLKKDHRFKSVLIFKNHGAAAGASLSHSHSQLIALPIIPKRVMEEMNACREYYRFRDRCLFCDIVVQEMEQKVRIVEETGEFLAFSPYAPRFPFETWIVPKRHQCAYEMIEADQAKALAAVFRRTLRRLNLALENPPFNFIVHSAPFQERAADFFHWHIEIMPKLTKVAGFEWGSGFYINPTPPEESAKYLRELPE; encoded by the coding sequence ATGACGGAACTTCGGAAAGACCCGGTCGTCGGCCGGTGGGTCATCATCTCCACCGAGCGGGCAAAGCGTCCCCAGGAATTTCCCCCGGAGCCCGCCCCGCGGCGCGAGGGGGTGTGCCCCCTCTGCCCGGGGAGCGAGCGGATGACCCCGCCCGAGATCCTCGCGTACCGCCAGGGCGGGCAGCCCAACGACCCGAACTGGACCTTGCGCGTCGTTCCCAACAAGTTCCCCGCCCTGCGGATCGAAGGGGAGCTGGGAAAGGCGGCCGACGGGATCTACGACCGGATGCACGGCATCGGCGCCCACGAGATCGTGATCGAGTCGGAACGTCACGACGTCGACCTGTTCGACCTGCCCGAGAAGCGGTTCGAGGACATTCTTTGGGCGTACCGGGACCGCCTCCTCGACCTGAAGAAAGACCATCGCTTCAAGTCGGTCCTCATCTTCAAGAACCACGGGGCGGCCGCGGGGGCGTCCCTGTCCCACAGCCACTCCCAGTTGATCGCCCTTCCCATCATCCCGAAGCGGGTGATGGAGGAGATGAACGCCTGCCGGGAGTATTACCGCTTCCGCGACCGGTGTCTCTTCTGCGACATCGTCGTCCAGGAGATGGAACAGAAGGTCCGCATCGTCGAGGAGACCGGGGAATTCCTCGCCTTCTCGCCGTACGCCCCCCGCTTCCCGTTCGAGACCTGGATCGTCCCGAAACGGCACCAGTGCGCCTACGAGATGATCGAGGCGGACCAGGCGAAAGCGCTCGCCGCCGTCTTCCGGCGGACCTTGCGGCGCCTGAACCTCGCCCTCGAAAACCCGCCCTTCAACTTCATCGTCCACAGCGCCCCCTTCCAGGAGAGGGCGGCGGACTTTTTCCACTGGCACATCGAGATCATGCCGAAGCTGACGAAGGTGGCCGGGTTTGAGTGGGGGTCCGGGTTCTACATCAACCCGACCCCTCCGGAGGAGTCCGCCAAGTACCTGCGGGAGCTTCCCGAGTGA
- a CDS encoding dehypoxanthine futalosine cyclase, protein MDWGELSQKGIGGALTAQEGVRLLWEAPLFELGRAADAVRRRLHPDGVVTYIVDRNINYTNVCSCGCSFCAFYRKKDAHDAYVLSDEELSAKIVETIAAGGVRVLLQGGLHPDWGIDEAVRLVRAVKRHPILLHGFSPPEVWHFAHQSKMTITEVIAALKDAGLDSIPGGGAEILDDEVRRRISPRKIGWEQWAAVMREAHRQGLRSSATMMFGSVESPEAIVAHLLRVRALQEETGGFTAFIPWVFQSGNTELSRDPRFGEVSASGFGHAVGYLRVLALSRILLPNVPTVQVSWVTMGAKVAQIGLFFGADDFGSTMMEENVVASAGVSFRMSEEEIVATIRDAGFTAVHRPGMPGAGKREMGAA, encoded by the coding sequence ATGGATTGGGGAGAGCTGTCCCAAAAGGGGATCGGGGGCGCACTGACGGCTCAGGAGGGGGTCCGGCTGCTGTGGGAGGCGCCGCTGTTCGAGCTCGGGCGGGCGGCCGACGCGGTCCGGCGGAGGCTGCACCCGGACGGCGTCGTCACCTACATCGTCGACCGGAACATAAATTATACGAACGTCTGTTCCTGCGGCTGCTCCTTCTGCGCCTTCTACAGGAAGAAGGACGCCCACGACGCATATGTCCTCTCCGACGAGGAACTCTCCGCCAAGATCGTGGAGACGATCGCGGCGGGCGGGGTCCGCGTGCTCCTGCAGGGGGGGCTGCACCCTGATTGGGGGATCGACGAGGCGGTCAGACTGGTTCGGGCGGTCAAGCGCCATCCGATCCTGCTGCACGGATTCTCTCCGCCGGAAGTGTGGCACTTCGCGCACCAGTCGAAGATGACGATCACGGAGGTGATCGCGGCCTTGAAAGACGCCGGTCTCGATTCGATCCCCGGCGGCGGGGCGGAGATCCTCGACGACGAGGTGCGGCGCCGGATCAGCCCGAGGAAGATCGGCTGGGAACAGTGGGCGGCGGTGATGCGCGAGGCGCACCGGCAGGGGCTGCGGTCCTCCGCGACGATGATGTTCGGCAGCGTGGAGAGCCCCGAGGCAATCGTCGCCCATCTGCTGCGGGTCCGCGCGCTCCAGGAGGAGACCGGGGGGTTCACCGCGTTCATCCCGTGGGTGTTCCAGTCGGGGAACACCGAACTGTCGCGCGACCCGCGGTTCGGGGAGGTGTCCGCATCGGGATTCGGCCACGCCGTAGGGTACCTGAGGGTACTGGCGCTGTCGCGGATCCTGCTCCCGAACGTTCCGACCGTCCAGGTGTCGTGGGTGACGATGGGGGCGAAGGTGGCCCAGATCGGGCTCTTCTTCGGCGCGGACGACTTCGGCAGCACGATGATGGAGGAGAACGTCGTCGCCTCCGCGGGCGTCTCCTTCCGGATGTCCGAGGAGGAGATCGTCGCCACGATCCGGGACGCCGGGTTCACGGCGGTCCATCGCCCGGGGATGCCGGGAGCGGGAAAACGAGAGATGGGAGCGGCATGA
- a CDS encoding aminofutalosine synthase MqnE: MATDLLRIRDKVGAGERLSEDDALALYRTRDLLGVGEMAALANRRVNGDRVHFIVNRHVNPTNICVNRCRFCAFSKGKDDPLAYTMTMEEILHRAEEAQGQRATELHIVGGLHPDLPFDFYLSMLRSLRERFPSLHVQAFTAVEIDYFGKITGLPLAEVIAQLKEAGLGSLPGGGAEIFAPEIRNRICPEKISGDRWLEVMEAVHAAGLRSNATMLYGHVETLESRVDHMRRLRELQDKTGGFQSFIPLAFHPKNTEIVKGYTTGLEDLLALAVARLYLDNFRHIKSFWIMVGPKLAQISLHFGVDDIDGTVVEEKITHAAGAQAGQEMSVTELVTMIRQAGKIPVERDTLYNVIREWPAKGPTA; the protein is encoded by the coding sequence ATGGCAACGGATCTGCTGCGAATCAGGGATAAGGTCGGGGCGGGAGAGCGGCTGTCGGAGGACGACGCGCTCGCGCTTTACCGCACGCGGGACCTCCTCGGCGTGGGGGAGATGGCGGCGCTCGCCAACCGCCGCGTGAACGGCGACCGGGTCCATTTCATCGTCAACCGGCACGTCAACCCGACGAACATCTGCGTGAACCGGTGCAGATTCTGCGCGTTCAGCAAGGGGAAGGACGACCCCCTCGCGTACACGATGACGATGGAAGAGATCCTCCACCGGGCGGAAGAGGCGCAGGGGCAGCGGGCCACCGAGCTTCACATCGTCGGGGGGCTGCACCCGGACCTTCCCTTCGACTTCTACCTTTCGATGCTCCGCTCCCTGCGGGAGCGGTTCCCCTCCCTGCACGTCCAGGCGTTCACGGCCGTGGAGATCGATTATTTCGGGAAGATCACCGGGCTTCCGTTGGCCGAGGTGATCGCGCAATTGAAGGAGGCGGGGCTCGGATCCCTTCCCGGCGGGGGGGCGGAGATCTTCGCCCCGGAGATCCGGAACAGGATCTGTCCCGAGAAGATTTCCGGGGACCGGTGGCTCGAGGTGATGGAGGCGGTCCATGCGGCGGGGCTGCGTAGCAACGCCACGATGCTCTACGGACACGTGGAGACGCTCGAGTCGCGCGTGGACCACATGCGGCGTCTGCGGGAGCTGCAGGACAAGACCGGCGGGTTCCAGTCGTTCATCCCCCTGGCGTTCCATCCGAAGAACACGGAGATCGTCAAGGGGTACACCACGGGGCTCGAAGACCTGCTCGCGCTGGCGGTGGCGCGGCTCTACCTCGACAACTTCCGCCACATCAAGTCGTTCTGGATCATGGTGGGGCCGAAGCTGGCGCAGATCTCCCTCCACTTCGGGGTGGACGACATCGACGGGACCGTGGTCGAGGAGAAGATCACCCACGCGGCCGGCGCGCAGGCGGGGCAGGAGATGTCGGTCACGGAGCTGGTCACGATGATCCGCCAGGCGGGGAAGATCCCCGTCGAGCGCGACACCCTCTACAACGTGATCCGCGAGTGGCCGGCGAAAGGTCCGACGGCGTGA
- a CDS encoding starch synthase has protein sequence MRVLVASSEIVPFAKTGGLADVAGALPKALRKIGVEADCVLPLYRCVDRDRFPFKGLGQAIRVPLGNREEEGSVEETDAGGGVRAFLVRNDRYFDREFLYGTRDGDYIDNSERFTFFCRAVMEWIARSGRRYDILHCNDWQTALLPVYVKTLYADREPFRGTGTVFTVHNLGYQGLFWHHDLPMMGLGWDLFTPRGLEFYGKINLMKGGLLFADVLSTVSDTYSREIQTPEYGYGLEGVLYERREDLYGVVNGIDDEEWHPATDRWIAANYSADDLSGKAACRRDLLSAFGLPKGDEPVLGLIGRLTAQKGFDLVERIGEWLAGQPLRTVILGAGERKYEEAMEALGRKTPDRIAIRVAYDNALAHRIEAGSDMFLMPSRYEPCGLNQIYSLKYGTVPIVRETGGLADTVVDADVNPAAGTGFTFRGYEAEELKGAVTRALAAYADRPRWDAIVRRGMARDFSWEASARAYVDLYGKALRKRVPKG, from the coding sequence ATGAGGGTCCTCGTGGCCTCTTCCGAGATCGTCCCCTTCGCGAAAACGGGGGGTCTGGCGGACGTCGCGGGGGCGCTCCCCAAGGCGCTTCGCAAGATCGGCGTCGAGGCCGACTGCGTCCTCCCCCTCTACCGCTGCGTGGACCGGGACCGATTCCCCTTCAAGGGCCTTGGGCAGGCGATCCGCGTCCCCCTCGGGAACCGGGAGGAGGAGGGGAGCGTCGAGGAGACCGACGCGGGGGGCGGCGTCCGCGCCTTCCTCGTCCGCAACGACCGGTACTTCGATCGGGAGTTTCTCTACGGGACCCGGGACGGCGACTACATCGACAACTCCGAGCGGTTCACCTTCTTCTGCCGGGCCGTCATGGAGTGGATCGCGCGCTCCGGCCGGCGGTACGACATCCTCCACTGCAACGACTGGCAGACCGCCCTCCTCCCGGTGTACGTGAAGACGCTCTACGCCGACAGGGAGCCGTTCCGCGGGACGGGAACCGTCTTCACCGTGCACAACCTCGGGTACCAGGGGCTGTTCTGGCACCACGATCTTCCGATGATGGGGCTCGGGTGGGATCTGTTCACCCCCCGGGGGCTGGAGTTCTACGGGAAGATCAACCTGATGAAGGGGGGGCTGCTGTTCGCGGACGTCCTCTCCACCGTGTCCGACACCTATAGCCGCGAGATCCAGACCCCGGAATACGGGTACGGTCTCGAGGGGGTTCTCTACGAGAGGCGGGAGGACCTCTACGGCGTCGTGAACGGGATCGACGACGAGGAGTGGCACCCGGCCACCGACCGGTGGATCGCGGCGAACTACTCCGCGGACGATCTCTCGGGGAAAGCGGCGTGCCGGCGGGACCTGCTCTCGGCGTTCGGGCTACCGAAGGGGGACGAACCGGTCCTCGGCCTGATCGGTCGGCTCACGGCGCAAAAAGGGTTCGACCTCGTGGAGCGGATCGGGGAGTGGCTCGCGGGGCAGCCCCTGCGAACGGTGATCCTCGGCGCCGGGGAGCGGAAGTACGAGGAGGCGATGGAGGCGCTCGGGCGGAAAACCCCCGACCGGATCGCGATCCGCGTGGCGTACGACAACGCGCTGGCGCACAGGATCGAGGCGGGATCGGACATGTTCCTGATGCCCTCCCGATACGAACCGTGCGGGCTGAACCAGATCTACAGCCTGAAGTACGGCACCGTCCCCATCGTGCGGGAGACGGGAGGGCTGGCGGATACCGTGGTGGACGCCGACGTCAACCCCGCGGCGGGTACCGGCTTCACTTTCCGTGGCTATGAGGCGGAAGAGCTGAAAGGCGCCGTGACGAGGGCGTTGGCGGCGTACGCTGACCGCCCCCGCTGGGACGCGATCGTCCGCCGGGGGATGGCGCGGGACTTCTCCTGGGAGGCGTCGGCCCGGGCGTACGTCGACCTTTACGGGAAGGCGCTGCGCAAGCGGGTCCCGAAGGGGTAG
- a CDS encoding DNA methylase N-4 — protein MKEVPDTSVHLVVTSPPYWQLKDYGTEGQIGFNDIYEEYINNLNLVWSECHRVLHDGCRLCVNIGDQFARSVYYGRYKIIPIRTEIIKFCETAGFDYMGAVIWQKVTTCNTTGGATIMGSFPYPRNGILKLDYEFILIFRKYGVSPKVTEDVKEQSKMSTEEWNRYFAGHWIFPGEKQGKHLAMFPEELPKRIIRMFSFVGDTVLDPFLGSGTTSLAAKKLNRNSVGYEINQDYVPVIVEKVGGEQRDFFRDCRVEVVSTERREPDYSSRIKELPYVFTDPVRFDKKIDSRRLRFGSKIDGSETGRESFFTVAEVISPETLTLDNGVPIRLIGIKEDPRKRMEAIHFLREKTDGQKVYLKYDDLKYDDERRLMCYLYLSNKTFINAHLIKSGLVDVETGYDFRYRTKFLSGNRKGAEATADFRSCR, from the coding sequence ATGAAAGAGGTCCCGGATACTTCGGTCCACCTGGTCGTGACGTCTCCGCCGTACTGGCAGCTGAAAGATTACGGGACCGAGGGGCAAATCGGGTTCAACGACATCTACGAGGAATACATCAACAACCTGAACTTGGTGTGGAGCGAATGTCACCGGGTTTTGCATGACGGATGCCGCTTGTGCGTAAATATCGGCGACCAGTTCGCGAGATCGGTTTACTACGGCAGATACAAGATCATCCCGATCCGGACGGAGATCATCAAATTCTGTGAGACCGCAGGCTTCGATTACATGGGCGCCGTCATCTGGCAGAAGGTGACGACCTGCAACACCACCGGCGGCGCGACGATCATGGGGTCATTCCCTTACCCGCGAAACGGTATCCTCAAGCTGGATTACGAGTTCATCCTGATTTTCAGGAAATACGGCGTCTCCCCGAAAGTGACGGAAGACGTGAAGGAACAGTCGAAGATGTCGACGGAGGAGTGGAACCGGTATTTCGCCGGGCATTGGATTTTTCCGGGTGAGAAGCAGGGCAAGCATTTGGCGATGTTTCCGGAGGAGCTGCCGAAACGTATCATCCGGATGTTCAGCTTCGTGGGAGACACGGTGCTCGATCCGTTCCTCGGGAGCGGGACGACATCGCTTGCGGCGAAAAAGTTGAATCGCAATTCCGTGGGGTACGAAATCAATCAGGATTACGTCCCGGTGATTGTCGAAAAGGTGGGCGGTGAACAGAGGGATTTTTTTCGCGATTGCCGGGTCGAAGTGGTGAGTACGGAACGTCGGGAGCCGGACTACTCCTCCAGGATAAAAGAATTGCCATACGTTTTTACGGATCCTGTCCGGTTCGATAAAAAGATCGATTCGAGGCGGCTCCGATTCGGTTCGAAGATCGACGGATCGGAAACCGGAAGGGAATCGTTCTTCACGGTTGCCGAAGTCATTTCGCCGGAGACACTAACGTTGGACAACGGCGTACCCATTCGCCTGATCGGGATCAAGGAGGATCCACGGAAGAGGATGGAGGCGATACATTTCCTCAGGGAAAAGACCGACGGGCAGAAGGTGTATCTCAAATACGATGATTTGAAGTATGACGACGAACGGCGGCTCATGTGCTACCTCTACTTGTCGAACAAAACCTTCATCAATGCGCACCTCATAAAAAGCGGTTTGGTCGATGTTGAGACGGGCTACGATTTCCGGTACAGGACAAAATTCCTTTCCGGGAATCGAAAGGGTGCGGAAGCAACGGCGGACTTCCGTTCTTGTCGATGA